The Pochonia chlamydosporia 170 chromosome 3, whole genome shotgun sequence genome contains the following window.
AACCGATTCAAACTCTTCCATCGCTTCTGTCTCCcgtagagcctccgctggCTCCCATGTTGCATCTGCATATCCACGCCAGCGTACAAATACTTCTCTAAATTTCCCGCGTCCACGGTTCTTCCAACGAGCGCAGAGGATCTCTTCCACTTCCCATTCTTGCACGCCGTTCTCCTCCTGTATCGGCGGCGGTTGTGAGTCGTCAACTCGCTGCCCGGGTGCCGGGTCTTGTCTAGCTCGGCGAAGCAGATCGACGTGAAATCGTGGGTGTATAGAACCTGGCACGTCTAACTCCACGACGTGTGAACTGATGACTTTTGTGACTGTGTACTTGTGGTGCAGCCAATCTAGCTTCTTGCATGGTCGTGGTGACCTGTAGTTCGCCATCGATAGCCAAACCttatctccaacttcaaatcGTTCggctggctgcctctttgcatttgttgcctcttcttgttgctgctgggaggcGGCAATCATAGCCTGCATATACTCCGAGACTTCCTGCAGACGGCTAAGAAGGGCgtctgccttgccttcctccttgctctggGGCGGATCTGCTGGATCCTCGACAGCCACTGGTTCTACATGGTATCCGTGTTCGACAAAGAACGGGCTGATCTTCGTCGCTGCGGATTCACGGTTGTTAAGGGCCAGCTGTGCCACTGGGAGGAAGTCCCCCCAGTCCTTCTGCATGTATGATACGTACGCCCGCAGGTATGCCTGTATCTCTTGGTTTGCTCTTTCCGGGCCCCCGTCCGTCTGTGGGTGGTATGCTGTACTTAACCGCTGCGTCACCCCGGCTAGCTTGCAGAACCTCTTCCAGAATCGACTCAGCCAGTTGCTCCCGCGGTCGCTTACGATAGACCGTGGCATTCCATGAAACCTATAGTGGCATTGTAGGAAACGTTTTGCACACGCTTCTGCCTCCATCGTGTCCATCACTTCCAGCGTTACAGCCTTCGTAAGCCGATCCACAATTACCCAGATATATGTTGCATTGCTAGGCCCTGTAGCTGGAAGATCGGTAATAAAGTCCATTGCTAAATGACTGCGTGGTCTGTCTGGGATAGGCAGTGGTTTCAGGAACCCTCTCTTCGACTGGCGCCAAATATGGCCACGTCCGCATACGTCGCAATTTGCAACAAATCGTCGAACCAACTGCGACTGTCCCGGCCAGTAGAAACTGCGAGCCACAATCGCCAAGGTCCCCTCTCTTCCTGGGTGGCCGGCGGCAGTTGAGTCGTGTGAGTCTTGCACGATGCGCGTCCGAAGGGTGTCCTTTTCCGCCTCGCCTTGAttccccttctctccagagcctccagGTACCCAGATTCGGTCTCTGAAGGTCAGTCGCTTACCAGCGTCGATGCCGCATTCTGATATCTGTACCTTCAACCCTAGCGCGGGCGGAAAGGCCCGCTCTCGTTGCCGTACCGCCTCGTACGCTGCCCGATATATCTGGTCGTCCTTAATTATTTCGTCCCAGAGCGCCTGTAAATCGCTGGCCTCAAACACCTTCATATCTGGCGGGGTTGGTGTTTCTAGTCCGATTCTGCTGATTCGTAGTCTTGTTGATTCCGGAATAGAATTATCTGGGATCAATTGGATCACCCGCCCTCGTTCACGATCGTCATTTATATCCTGCGGGGCATCTTGTTCGCGGCGGGACAGCGCGTCCGGCACGGCAGCCTCACACCCGGGACGGTAGTCCAGCTTGAAGTCGAATTGTGAAAGCTCGGCAGCCCATCGGCTCTGGCGTTCCGTCAACTTTCTCCGCGTCATAAAGTATTCAAGGTTGCGGTGGTCTGTTAAGACCGTGAATGTTCCACAGCTCCTTAACTCTGCACTCCATGTGTCCAGGCACctcatgatggccaacatctccttgTCGTGGATCGGGTAGTTGTACTCTGCGGGCGACAGCCGCCGCGAGTAAAATGCACAAGCGTGTCGACGCCCATCCTTTCCTTCCTGGGATAATACGCCTCCAAGCGCATAGCCCGAGCAATCTGCTTCCACGAAGGTTTGCAGGGATGGATCCCACTGCCTTAGAATTGGGGCGTCGCAGAATCTTCGCTTCAGTTCTCGAAACGCCTCATCCTCTGCTTTACCCCAGCGGAAGATGACTCCTTTCTTCAATAGTGCATCTAGTGCCTTGGTAATCTGTGCATAGTCGGGAATGAAAATCCGATAGTAATTCGCAAACCCAAGGAAGCTTCTGACACCTTTTACGGttgttggcaccagccaCTCACGGATggcctgttgcttctcagGGTCGCAAGCAACCCCCTTGCCTGCTCGTACAATAAAGCCCAAATATTTGACTTCCTTTACGGAGAACTCGCACTTGGCCGGGTCCAGGTGCAGACCAGCATCTGCTAACGATCGGAGGACTCGACGCACTTTCATCTCGTGTTCACCCAATGTTCCGCTCGAGTAGATCAACACATCATCCAGGTACGCCGTGACGAAGTCGTCAAGGTACTTATTCAGCACGCTATTCATGTACCGCTGGAACGATGCCGGAGCGCCACTCAGGCCAAAGGGGCATACGAGCCACTCATACAGCCCGAATCTGGTCCGGAACGCCGTCTTCTCCTCGTGGCCCGGGGCCATGCGAATCTTGTGGAAGGCGGCCACGACATCTAGTTTCGTAAACCACTTGGCCCTTGTCAGATTGTTTAAAGTCTCCGCAATCAGAGGCAACGGGTAACGATCACGCTTCGTGATTGCGTTCAGTGCGCGGTAGTCGCAACAGAATCGTAAGCCGCCGTTTGgtttcttcacaaacaaTACTGGggcagctgctgccgagCTGCTTGCCCGGATAAACCCTCTATCCAGCAGATCCCGCAGTGTTTTCCGCAACACGAGGAGCTCCTCGCGGGACATACTATACAATGGTCCCCACGGCAGTGGTGGTTCGTTCCCGTCGCTATCACGTTGCAAATGTACTTCGTGGTCGACCCCTGGTCTGTGcggaggcagcttcatcgctTCTTCCGGCGAGAATAGATCTTTGAATTCGTCCAGCACTTCCTTGGGAACTGTCTTACTCGGATCCACTGGCTGTTTTGGCCTCAATGCCTTCTCAATATCAGACAGGCTGATCGCTTGCACTGCGGCCGCGCCGTGCCCTCGGCGCTTCCTCCCTCGGCAGCACTCTGCCGCAAACACAGCCGCCGGCACAACACGGGCGGCTCGGATCGCCTTTACCCCTTCGGGCTCTTCCTGTCCTAAGAGCCGTATGGTAATGCCGGCAACCCCGTGGTAGACTCGCTGTTCAGCCGCGTCGTATaccaccttgttcttcttcatccacggcCGGCCCAGGAACACATCTTGGCCTAACCGCGGAACGACATAAGCAAAGATGCGTTCGTCGtatcctccagtctccatcataAAGACTACAATCCCTGGCGACATCACGTCTTTAGTCGCCTCGGAAAACCCACCTAACCGCCTTGGATTCCTGTCGATAAATGGAATCCGCAGTCTCTTAACTACAGCTTCGTCGATTACGGCGTAGCAGTCACATCCGGTATCAACAAGGGCGCGCACCTGAATACCTCTATTAACCCGTGCTTCGATCAGCACCGGGTCACTATTCATCTGAGGCCGAAACTCTGCCCAACTCTGGATGTccgccttggttggcccCGAGGCCCGCATTCGCCTCGAGGCTATTCTTTTCCCgccccttcatcttcactcgTCTCGGACGTGGGTTCCGAACTGTCTGAcgccttgggcttgctcgCCCGACCGACTTTagccttgcctttcttctgatTTCCTGGAAACACCACTTGGGCTGGGCAACtcgcaacaaaatggcctgtCCGCCCGCAACGATAGCACCGTCGTTCGTTCCGCGGCAATTCTGGCTTCTCGGCAGTCTTGTTTACCCCCGCCATCTTTATGTCACcgtcctggtcctgtgatgaatgttggccatgctgataaCCTCCTGAGCGagccttctcttcttttggcacGGAACCTCCACGGGCTTCTAGCTTCTCCAGTTTCCCAGCAATTTCCTGAACTCGGCTTAGCCATTCCTGATATAACGTGGGTAGGTGCGCAGTAACCAAGCATCGTTGCAGTTGCGAGCTTAAGGCGTTCTCAAGGAACACAATCTTTGCGCTGTCTGGCCAGTCGCCTCCCCTGCTTCCGCCAAGGCTTGTTCAAACCGGGGAAGGAATGTGGCCAGCGACTGATCTTCGCGCTGACGTAGAGTCCTCAGTGAGGTCGCTGCTCGTGACTGGATATTACTGTCCTTATACGTGCggtcaaggtatcgcatTAACTCGTGGGGGTCAAAATTGCCGCCTGGCCCACCTGCCGCGTAAAACGTGGCCACGACCTGTTGTGGTTTTTCTTCTAGGCACGAATTAATAAGATACCACAAGTCTCGGTTCCCGTTATAATAGTGTGCATCGAGTTCtagcttgtctctcatctgccttgcccaggccgcaTAACCTTTCCGGGAGCCATTGTactttggcgggtttggcaatggtttcctcTTGTTAGGGCTCCCATTTGActgttgcggaagctgcgcAGCATCGATGCCGAACAAGCTCTCGCTTGGCGTTCGCGTTGGaagcggtggttgaagtccTTCCTGAGGTTGCGGCGCCGtcgtgctgttggcgagatgctgcgttaacgccgccaactgggcttgcaagggccccaagcttgcattgatcGCTTCATGAATACGATGGTCGATCCACTGGTGCTGGGACGTAGGACTATCACCggactgtgtttgctgctccatcatagCGGTCATGCGACAGGTTCCGCGATAGTAGATTGATTGAGCTTTAGATAtgtaaggggctgcgccgctgtttgttcaacataagggtgccgtatgattgtctatctaaagctaaggagaaagaaggagaagagcaagctcgaggctcgcctcgagcttgcgcagttaagttgcagtggcaacttaggcgaaattaatccaattacacaaccgaccgtctgcacggcgccgaagctccgggcccggcagagccgggtccacagcatcgggcatagcccgtgacacTGGGCCTGTGCTCGATATGGTCGAAGCTAAAATACAGCGGGACCAAGCGTATAAGAATGGACGACTCTAGCGACTCGGCCTCCCTAGTACCCGGATATACCCGGAAAAAACGCGAGTTTCTTGCggcaaggggaagaagtagTGCGAGAGGACCCATAGCGACTCATCAAGATTTCGGAGCACTAAAGGGCCAAATGTGATTGGCCGAGAGGGCAAAGATCAcgtgcaaagtcttcacagGGTAGAGCATAGAgacctttcgttcctcaaggcatgCGCAGCGGGACTTTTTGAATGCGCAGCGGACCTAGTCCTAATCTAGCGATAAAACCCACTCTTATCTCTTATTAGAGACTCTACTTTGACACTAACAAATCTACCTCCCAAGAAGATAGAGAGCTTCCTAGAGCAGCTAAATTTAAGGAGAGAGCACCACCTATAATAACATTTTCCAGCTATTTTTGGTTATCTTTACGGTTATCTTTGCGGTTATTTTCGCGGTTAGTTTTACAGTTAATTTCACAGTCATCTTCGCGGTCATCTTCAGTTAATTTTACGGCTAATTTTGTAGTTAATTTCGCAGGCAGGCGGAAAGTTAGGGGCAAAGAGAGGCATAAAGAGAGGCACACACGCAGAGAGCAACACAGGCATATCAGTATGCAGGTAATTGTGTTAGTAAAGGTGGGGAAAGTACTGAGGCCGCTGCGCATTTAAAAAAGTCCCACTGCGCGTTTATGTATTGAGACCACTAGATTCTTAACTCTAAGAATGAGGATTGCTCGGGGTGCGGTTAATATCTGTTCGAGGTGCAAAATGTCTCACCACTAGCTAAATTTAGGCCAGCAGCTATATTCCCGCACCTTATAGTGTATTTTAGGTATAAATGCACGTAGTCTTATATATATTATCTATTGTAATTAATTCCAAAAATAACTTGCTATTTTGTAATGCAAGATAGATAGGTCTAAATAGCGCTTATAACTCGATTATTTTATTATACTTAATTCTATAAGGGAGGCCTTTTTCCTTGAGAACTTTAATAAACTATTGTTTGGTGTCACAAGTATACAGTATAATTAGGTTAGAAATATAGTTAGAATCAAATAAGATCAGGTGACGAAGAAACTTGGGTCCTAATGTGTACAAGACTAAATCTTGCCAGATTTAGGTGCTATTCCCTTATTCTATTATATAGGAAAATCTCACGTGATTTAGAACCTCTTTAGGTAAATTAGGTTTGGACCTAAGTCGGGCCGGGTTTAAGTGAAGGTGTTCCTAGCACATTTGGGCCTGAGTTAGACCGGGTTTAAAGTACGTAAAGACCTGAGTCGGGTCTTTGTCCTGCACGCCTCACATTATCCTTACGATGTTATGGATTCAAGCGTAACGCTTGAATCTtaaggaagaaggagacaagTGGGTGGGGAGAGCCACCTAAGAACCCACCACGGGTCTTTCCCGgtgtaacggtccaagcgagtatattgacaactggctaggtgactatgaacaagtatccaaagctaaggagaaaaggaaaaggagagcaagaaggaaagagctcgcagagctcttgtagccttgtgagcttgcttctgctaatctcgcttgttgctgggggttaccagcgACAAGGCTAGggacgaaggcgagagtgcaagccgagccaccatcgggctcagcccgttacaccCGGAGCTTAGGCGGACCCTATAAGGGCGCTTACTGGAGCTAAGCTTACCTTTCTCTCTCCTTTTCTCCCCTTatgagaaaagttactactagTGACGCTAGTTCGCAGAAGCCCCTAGGCCAGTCCCTTACATACGATCCGAATTACGCCTTACAACTATTAGGTAGAGATAAGGCTACCTAATTTCTGCTTATAAGCTCTTTACTATTAATTATAGATATCTTTTAGGCAAAAAAAAGGTATTCTTTACTATTTGCTTAGATAATCGTACTAATACTCTAGGCAAAAAGTGCTTAATACTTTAAAAGCTTTAATATCTATAATTTCTGCTTATTAGAAAACGCGCAATATGTGTAATACTCTAAGGCGTTAATTAatttattatagttataaaTGCCTTGCTTCTAATAGTGCTACACGTAAAATATACTACTGGTTGTGGAAGTGGGTCTCTTAGAGAGAAAAATCAAGGCGAGAGGGGTGTGCCGTACCTCGAGCAGAACTTGACCGCAACCGAGCAATCCTCCAGAGAATGTCCCCATGCGTAAGCCTTTGAAGGAGTCCGTGAAGATCCCGTAAAGGCGACAAGTGACCTGGGCTGATCAAATTTCCACGGCCCCTTTTTGCACCGGCGCTTTAATATGCCACTGATAGACAATGGATGGTTGTGAAGCATGTTGTGCAAGGCGACAATCTATGTTACGAGCGGCATCCCTGTTCACTGGTCACGTCCTTGGTGTTAGTAGAGCCTGGGTTTTGCGTGAACGATTGGAGGAATTgagttgatggtgatggtggcggcggccgGTAGTTGCAACCTGGCGCTTCAGAAGTATCCATGTTCCTTGGACGTGGATAATGAGGCTGAAATTCAGGGAATGCATACTGTTGCGCATGATGTGTCAATTTAGAATTGGGTCAATGATTTTACTGAAAAATATCTGAATTAGACATGTTGATAGCTACTACACATGGGAACTTTATGGCCATTTACGAGaaggtgttgttgtttcTGGAGACTTAATATATTCTTACTTGGTGTAACATTGAGGTTggcctcaagtgctgctcTTCAACGTAAATCTCCCATCtcatcgcatcgcatcgcatctcAGCTCGTGCGTCAGCCACTCCGTCAGCCCCCGTGATGTGTTCCCTGCACTTGGTCCAGCTTTACCCCTTTGATTCGGCATGTAAGCATTCGCAGCCATCGTCAGAGATGCAAGGTCCGACGCCAAAACTCGACAGAGCAGCCGCAATGCGGGAGGCTTCAATGCCGCACCGCGACGGCAACGAGACTGGTCATGGCATCACTGCCACCAGGCGTTTAAGAAGAGCGAACATCTTGTTCGACACATTCGATCTTATACGAAAGAGAGGGCGCTCTATCCTAAGACGTACAGGAGGCGGTAATTACCAGGATTTTCTGGTTGACAATTCTGCTGAGATGATGAACAATGTAGGAATTCCCTTGTGCGCCATGGCTGGACTCATATGCTATCGAGAGGAAACCACCATGTAGAGTCCATACAACCTGAACCAGTTATCGTCTCCAAGGCAGATGCTCCCTCCGAGTTATTACGGAGCCAAACCTCCCCAAATGGTCCGGCTTCCTTCACCATGTTCATGAACTTGTTGACCGATACAAGGTCAAGAGCTGATTCGGACTCTGCACCAGCTGGATTAGAGCTCGTGGTACAGGATTGCCGATCTTTTACGGATACAGGGGCAATGGGAGTTGTCCCGTCGATTCGGCTTCATATTAGAGGCGTAGATTGATGATCTCATTGACTCGTCTACAATGCCACAAGCACAAAGCTCCCGGATAAGTTTGTTTTCAGCCCTGTCTGCTGAATTCACTGGGCAAACTTGGTAGCCTGTAGTCTCCATGGCCCTAGACGCAGAACACCAGCCGTTTTGTTATCTGTCGTCATTAGCAATGATTGGGACACCCGCTTGTAGATACAGCATGACATCAGCCACGGGAACCTCTCAGCTGTAAAATTTGACTCCCGGTAACCCTGCGTGAGAAGCATACTATTCCCGACACAACCGACTTGCACGCCTCATGGCTTACCAAATCAATCCTGAGTGTCGGATTCAATGCGACAGAGACACCTCATGCCAAGCCACGAAATCCCCAGATGCATGCCAAATTAGGCAATGAGCTGTCTCTAGTGGCGCTAAATGCCGTATATGCTTACACCCAGAATCCAACTTCTCCATGCGCTAGAACTCGAGTTGAGCCAATGAGGTGTAATTGAACGTTgagcatcatcaacaaggtATGGGTTTAACGTGTTCGGCAACAACCCGAATTTCTCCTTTACATCGTGAGCAGCAAACTGTTCTTGGAGgttttcttcatcatcgtctaTAAAAGGGCTAGGCATGTGCCGTCCATTGACAATGGATCTCTACCATCAAAGCCAGCGGATTCACCACATCACCAGGTTATTTACACTATCTACTGGCACTAACCCATTGAAATATGAAGCCTCAACCTCTCATACTAAGTTTGGCAGCACCCCTAGCCGCAGGGACAGCATGCCCTCCCAGATGGACAATTGGCCAAACCGTGCCAACAACATCCGGACCAGTTCACGGCCACGCAGCCACAAATGCCACCAAGGTGTCCGAATATCTCGGCATTCCGTACGCCATGCCACCGATCGGCAAGCTTCGGTTTCAAGCTCCTGTTCGATATAAGGGAACAGAAGATATCTCGGGTGACAGGTTTGTACGTAGTAATGACCCAGCGAGTGATTCACGCTGACACTAGCAGGGCTTTGGCTGCGTTCCATCTGGTATTACGGACAATGACAGCGAAATCCCAGAGGAGTTGATCAAAAAATTTGGCATTACGCCGGTTGGCGTCAAGTTCTTGACTGAGATTATGAATGCTGGAATCCCAGTCAGTGAGGATTGCTTGACCCTGAATATCTGGACAAAGCCGCAGGTCGGGGAACGCAAGAAGGCCGTCTTGGTCTGGATCCACGGCGGAAGTTTTGTTGTCGGTACGAATAAGTTGACGCCACTTAACTCCAAGTGCCTTTACTGAATGTACATGCAGGAAGCTCTGCTTTGCCCTCCTACAACGGCCAGCATATAGCCGACCAGGAGAACATAGTGCTCGTCTCAATCAAGTGAGTCTCCTATTCCTGTCTCCATCACCCACCGATCTAACATCCTCCTAGCTATCGACTCAGCATCTTTGGCTTCCCAGGCGACCCTATGGGCAATGCCAACCCCGGCCTCCTCGACCAACGCTTAGCCATCGAATGGATTCGAGATAACATTGCCAGCTTTGGCGGAGACCCCAACCGCATCACCATATTCGGCCAGTCAGCAGGAGGCGTCTCCGTCGACGACTACTCCTACGCTTTTCCGTCCGACCCCATCGTTAACGGCCTCATCTCGCAGTCTGGAACATCCACTGGCCTCGGACTTCGGACCGAAGCTCAAGCCCAAGAGTTTTGGTTCAACTCATCCAAAGCACTTGGCTGTGGAGATGCAAAATCCTCACCGCAAGCCGTCCACGACTgcatgttgacgaagccagCGAGCGAAATCGTCAATCACCTAAGCAAGATTGTCAACGGGGCAATTCTCATCTCCTACTCACCAACGGTAGACAACAAGGTCGTATTCGCCAACTACACTGG
Protein-coding sequences here:
- a CDS encoding carboxylesterase (similar to Neosartorya fischeri NRRL 181 XP_001262515.1) — its product is MKPQPLILSLAAPLAAGTACPPRWTIGQTVPTTSGPVHGHAATNATKVSEYLGIPYAMPPIGKLRFQAPVRYKGTEDISGDRFGFGCVPSGITDNDSEIPEELIKKFGITPVGVKFLTEIMNAGIPVSEDCLTLNIWTKPQVGERKKAVLVWIHGGSFVVGSSALPSYNGQHIADQENIVLVSINYRLSIFGFPGDPMGNANPGLLDQRLAIEWIRDNIASFGGDPNRITIFGQSAGGVSVDDYSYAFPSDPIVNGLISQSGTSTGLGLRTEAQAQEFWFNSSKALGCGDAKSSPQAVHDCMLTKPASEIVNHLSKIVNGAILISYSPTVDNKVVFANYTGRKAASLPMLIGNTDFEGGLFQLFSQEPVPDGFWKNNSQTLFGCPAALRAKESVRQGNPTWRYRYFAEFPNMQLSTHPSSGAYHESEVRQLFDTVDESTIRSTAREKALAKYMRGAWAAFAKDPKKGLLRYRDGWPMYKPNERTLVRLGLNNAVGAHASFDKMYDLDC
- a CDS encoding retrovirus polyprotein (similar to Talaromyces marneffei ATCC 18224 XP_002143142.1), whose product is MRASGPTKADIQSWAEFRPQMNSDPVLIEARVNRGIQVRALVDTGCDCYAVIDEAVVKRLRIPFIDRNPRRLGGFSEATKDVMSPGIVVFMMETGGYDERIFAYVVPRLGQDVFLGRPWMKKNKVVYDAAEQRVYHGVAGITIRLLGQEEPEGVKAIRAARVVPAAVFAAECCRGRKRRGHGAAAVQAISLSDIEKALRPKQPVDPSKTVPKEVLDEFKDLFSPEEAMKLPPHRPGVDHEVHLQRDSDGNEPPLPWGPLYSMSREELLVLRKTLRDLLDRGFIRASSSAAAAPVLFVKKPNGGLRFCCDYRALNAITKRDRYPLPLIAETLNNLTRAKWFTKLDVVAAFHKIRMAPGHEEKTAFRTRFGLYEWLVCPFGLSGAPASFQRYMNSVLNKYLDDFVTAYLDDVLIYSSGTLGEHEMKVRRVLRSLADAGLHLDPAKCEFSVKEVKYLGFIVRAGKGVACDPEKQQAIREWLVPTTVKGVRSFLGFANYYRIFIPDYAQITKALDALLKKGVIFRWGKAEDEAFRELKRRFCDAPILRQWDPSLQTFVEADCSGYALGGVLSQEGKDGRRHACAFYSRRLSPAEYNYPIHDKEMLAIMRCLDTWSAELRSCGTFTVLTDHRNLEYFMTRRKLTERQSRWAAELSQFDFKLDYRPGCEAAVPDALSRREQDAPQDINDDRERGRVIQLIPDNSIPESTRLRISRIGLETPTPPDMKVFEASDLQALWDEIIKDDQIYRAAYEAVRQRERAFPPALGLKVQISECGIDAGKRLTFRDRIWVPGGSGEKGNQGEAEKDTLRTRIVQDSHDSTAAGHPGREGTLAIVARSFYWPGQSQLVRRFVANCDVCGRGHIWRQSKRGFLKPLPIPDRPRSHLAMDFITDLPATGPSNATYIWVIVDRLTKAVTLEVMDTMEAEACAKRFLQCHYRFHGMPRSIVSDRGSNWLSRFWKRFCKLAGVTQRLSTAYHPQTDGGPERANQEIQAYLRAYVSYMQKDWGDFLPVAQLALNNRESAATKISPFFVEHGYHVEPVAVEDPADPPQSKEEGKADALLSRLQEVSEYMQAMIAASQQQQEEATNAKRQPAERFEVGDKVWLSMANYRSPRPCKKLDWLHHKYTVTKVISSHVVELDVPGSIHPRFHVDLLRRARQDPAPGQRVDDSQPPPIQEENGVQEWEVEEILCARWKNRGRGKFREVFVRWRGYADATWEPAEALRETEAMEEFESVYGPVMKYDGPLEKYQTTTGPRRHGRGRKGGRG